The proteins below come from a single Benincasa hispida cultivar B227 chromosome 4, ASM972705v1, whole genome shotgun sequence genomic window:
- the LOC120075744 gene encoding chlorophyll(ide) b reductase NOL, chloroplastic isoform X1 produces the protein MASASSSSSLLFPSPFIYHNHGFFFSPPSRIRLSLYNLKSFSHSLALSREISNIPTNGVVNSNSVSTNAEESQQREPMAPPYNVLITGSTKGIGYALARQFLKAGDNVVICSRSAERVESSVQSLREEFGEQHVWFPFQGTRCDVREGEDIKNLVTFVQKNLKYIDIWINNAGSNAYSFKPLVEASDEDLIEVVTTNALGLMICCREAIKMMLNQPRGGHIFNIDGAGSDGRPTPRFAAYGATKRSVVHLTKSLQAELQMQDVKNVVVHNLSPGMVTTELLMSGANTKQAKFFINVLAEPPEVVAEYLVPNIRSIPTNGSTRPTYIRFLTGLKAYSQIFSRLAFGARRNRYLLED, from the exons ATGGCttcagcttcttcttcttcctccctaCTCTTTCCGTCTCCGTTCATCTACCATAACCAtggcttcttcttctctcctCCTTCCCGAATCCGCCTATCACTCTACAATTTGAAGAGTTTCAGCCATTCCCTAGCTCTTTCGCGCGAGATATCCAACATTCCGACGAATGGCGTCGTGAATTCGAATTCCGTATCGACAAACGCCGAAGAATCTCAGCAGAGGGAGCCTATGGCTCCTCCTTACAACGTTTTGATCACCGGCTCTACTAAAG GAATAGGATATGCATTGGCTAGACAGTTTCTGAAAGCAGGTGACAATGTCGTTATCTGTTCACGATCAG CTGAGAGGGTTGAGTCATCTGTTCAAAGCCTGAGAGAAGAATTTGGGGAGCAGCATGTGTGG TTTCCTTTCCAGGGTACTAGATGTGATGTGCGAGAAGGAGAGgatataaagaatttagtcaCGTTTGTGCAGAAAAATCTTAAATATATTGACATATGG ATCAATAATGCAGGATCAAATGCTTATAGCTTTAAGCCTTTGGTCGAGGCTTCAGATGAAGATCTCAT TGAAGTTGTCACTACAAATGCTCTTGGTTTGATGATATGTTGCCGAGAG GCAATAAAGATGATGTTAAACCAACCTCGAGGGGGTCATATTTTCAACATTGATGGGGCTGGTTCTGATGGTCGACCCACCCCTAG GTTTGCTGCATACGGGGCAACTAAAAGAAGTGTTGTCCATTTAACAAAGTCGTTACAG GCTGAATTGCAGATGCAGGACGTGAAAAATGTTGTTGTGCACAATCTTTCG CCTGGGATGGTTACAACTGAACTTCTCATGTCTGGTGCTAATACAAAGCAG GCGaaatttttcatcaatgttttggcgGAACCACCTGAAGTG GTCGCAGAATACCTGGTCCCAAACATAAGATCTATCCCAACCAATGGTTCAACAAGGCCCACATACATCCGTTTCCTCACTGGACTGAAAGCTTATTCCCAGATTTTCTCA AGACTTGCTTTTGGTGCAAGAAGAAACAGATATCTGCTAGAAGATTGA
- the LOC120075744 gene encoding chlorophyll(ide) b reductase NOL, chloroplastic isoform X2 — protein MASASSSSSLLFPSPFIYHNHGFFFSPPSRIRLSLYNLKSFSHSLALSREISNIPTNGVVNSNSVSTNAEESQQREPMAPPYNVLITGSTKGIGYALARQFLKAGDNVVICSRSAERVESSVQSLREEFGEQHVWGTRCDVREGEDIKNLVTFVQKNLKYIDIWINNAGSNAYSFKPLVEASDEDLIEVVTTNALGLMICCREAIKMMLNQPRGGHIFNIDGAGSDGRPTPRFAAYGATKRSVVHLTKSLQAELQMQDVKNVVVHNLSPGMVTTELLMSGANTKQAKFFINVLAEPPEVVAEYLVPNIRSIPTNGSTRPTYIRFLTGLKAYSQIFSRLAFGARRNRYLLED, from the exons ATGGCttcagcttcttcttcttcctccctaCTCTTTCCGTCTCCGTTCATCTACCATAACCAtggcttcttcttctctcctCCTTCCCGAATCCGCCTATCACTCTACAATTTGAAGAGTTTCAGCCATTCCCTAGCTCTTTCGCGCGAGATATCCAACATTCCGACGAATGGCGTCGTGAATTCGAATTCCGTATCGACAAACGCCGAAGAATCTCAGCAGAGGGAGCCTATGGCTCCTCCTTACAACGTTTTGATCACCGGCTCTACTAAAG GAATAGGATATGCATTGGCTAGACAGTTTCTGAAAGCAGGTGACAATGTCGTTATCTGTTCACGATCAG CTGAGAGGGTTGAGTCATCTGTTCAAAGCCTGAGAGAAGAATTTGGGGAGCAGCATGTGTGG GGTACTAGATGTGATGTGCGAGAAGGAGAGgatataaagaatttagtcaCGTTTGTGCAGAAAAATCTTAAATATATTGACATATGG ATCAATAATGCAGGATCAAATGCTTATAGCTTTAAGCCTTTGGTCGAGGCTTCAGATGAAGATCTCAT TGAAGTTGTCACTACAAATGCTCTTGGTTTGATGATATGTTGCCGAGAG GCAATAAAGATGATGTTAAACCAACCTCGAGGGGGTCATATTTTCAACATTGATGGGGCTGGTTCTGATGGTCGACCCACCCCTAG GTTTGCTGCATACGGGGCAACTAAAAGAAGTGTTGTCCATTTAACAAAGTCGTTACAG GCTGAATTGCAGATGCAGGACGTGAAAAATGTTGTTGTGCACAATCTTTCG CCTGGGATGGTTACAACTGAACTTCTCATGTCTGGTGCTAATACAAAGCAG GCGaaatttttcatcaatgttttggcgGAACCACCTGAAGTG GTCGCAGAATACCTGGTCCCAAACATAAGATCTATCCCAACCAATGGTTCAACAAGGCCCACATACATCCGTTTCCTCACTGGACTGAAAGCTTATTCCCAGATTTTCTCA AGACTTGCTTTTGGTGCAAGAAGAAACAGATATCTGCTAGAAGATTGA
- the LOC120075744 gene encoding chlorophyll(ide) b reductase NOL, chloroplastic isoform X3 encodes MASASSSSSLLFPSPFIYHNHGFFFSPPSRIRLSLYNLKSFSHSLALSREISNIPTNGVVNSNSVSTNAEESQQREPMAPPYNVLITGSTKGIGYALARQFLKAGDNVVICSRSAERVESSVQSLREEFGEQHVWINNAGSNAYSFKPLVEASDEDLIEVVTTNALGLMICCREAIKMMLNQPRGGHIFNIDGAGSDGRPTPRFAAYGATKRSVVHLTKSLQAELQMQDVKNVVVHNLSPGMVTTELLMSGANTKQAKFFINVLAEPPEVVAEYLVPNIRSIPTNGSTRPTYIRFLTGLKAYSQIFSRLAFGARRNRYLLED; translated from the exons ATGGCttcagcttcttcttcttcctccctaCTCTTTCCGTCTCCGTTCATCTACCATAACCAtggcttcttcttctctcctCCTTCCCGAATCCGCCTATCACTCTACAATTTGAAGAGTTTCAGCCATTCCCTAGCTCTTTCGCGCGAGATATCCAACATTCCGACGAATGGCGTCGTGAATTCGAATTCCGTATCGACAAACGCCGAAGAATCTCAGCAGAGGGAGCCTATGGCTCCTCCTTACAACGTTTTGATCACCGGCTCTACTAAAG GAATAGGATATGCATTGGCTAGACAGTTTCTGAAAGCAGGTGACAATGTCGTTATCTGTTCACGATCAG CTGAGAGGGTTGAGTCATCTGTTCAAAGCCTGAGAGAAGAATTTGGGGAGCAGCATGTGTGG ATCAATAATGCAGGATCAAATGCTTATAGCTTTAAGCCTTTGGTCGAGGCTTCAGATGAAGATCTCAT TGAAGTTGTCACTACAAATGCTCTTGGTTTGATGATATGTTGCCGAGAG GCAATAAAGATGATGTTAAACCAACCTCGAGGGGGTCATATTTTCAACATTGATGGGGCTGGTTCTGATGGTCGACCCACCCCTAG GTTTGCTGCATACGGGGCAACTAAAAGAAGTGTTGTCCATTTAACAAAGTCGTTACAG GCTGAATTGCAGATGCAGGACGTGAAAAATGTTGTTGTGCACAATCTTTCG CCTGGGATGGTTACAACTGAACTTCTCATGTCTGGTGCTAATACAAAGCAG GCGaaatttttcatcaatgttttggcgGAACCACCTGAAGTG GTCGCAGAATACCTGGTCCCAAACATAAGATCTATCCCAACCAATGGTTCAACAAGGCCCACATACATCCGTTTCCTCACTGGACTGAAAGCTTATTCCCAGATTTTCTCA AGACTTGCTTTTGGTGCAAGAAGAAACAGATATCTGCTAGAAGATTGA